A stretch of Acropora muricata isolate sample 2 chromosome 7, ASM3666990v1, whole genome shotgun sequence DNA encodes these proteins:
- the LOC136923331 gene encoding uncharacterized protein: protein MVLAGPSYEIIWCNVGVNGRVSDGGVWNRTDLCDALENGKINLPMPQPLPNRTEDCPDVIVGDDAFALKPCLMKPYPQQDLDLERQICNYRFSRARRIVENVFGLLANRWRIFRAPIPLQPNKVEIVTMAIVTLHNWLIKGPSKDVYVPPSVIDTVNPATGEIVPGSWRDDGTPSKNLLPLAMLRHGNNPSTGLV, encoded by the coding sequence ATGGTTCTTGCTGGACCAAGCTATGAAATAATCTGGTGTAACGTGGGGGTCAATGGAAGAGTCTCAGATGGAGGAGTATGGAATCGaactgacctctgcgatgcgctcgaaaatgggaaaataaatCTCCCAATGCCCCAACCATTGCCAAACCGAACAGAAGACTGCCCCGACGTAATTGTAGGGGACGATGCTTTTGCTTTGAAGCCGTGTTTGATGAAGCCGTATCCTCAGCAAGACCTGGACCTTGAAAGACAGATTTGTAACTATCGTTTCTCGCGAGCTCGGAGAATAGTGGAAAATGTTTTTGGCCTTCTTGCCAATCGATGGCGAATTTTTCGTGCTCCAATTCCCCTTCAACCAAACAAAGTTGAGATTGTCACCATGGCCATTGTCACCCTTCACAACTGGCTGATCAAAGGACCATCAAAGGATGTTTATGTTCCACCTAGTGTAATTGATACTGTCAATCCAGCCACCGGTGAAATTGTTCCAGGTTCCTGGAGAGATGATGGTACTCCCTCCAAAAACTTACTGCCTTTGGCAATGCTGAGACATGGCAACAATCCTTCGACTGGACTGGTTTGA
- the LOC136923333 gene encoding uncharacterized protein KIAA1958-like, with protein sequence MTNMDGLLEEVVGNKLELCGPLINSILKEIGKRFKREGNSDSQELEDFISAQKSSNTVKKTKSDIRALKLFCSTIDETREPETMTAKELDKLLSRFFKDITKENGEEYEPSSLTSFQRSFQRYFSEKKLPFNIFEDDQFSRSRQVLPAKRKSLVQSGFGSKPNATRELTEEEQEKLFETRQFGEHDPLLLQRTLWWFLSLHFGFRARDESGEMYCWKRILKQAENFLFGGRREDQKQGKAAVKLATDDLSLQSSSLQVMPDAR encoded by the coding sequence ATGACAAATATGGATGGCCTTCTGGAAGAAGTGGTCGGCAACAAGTTGGAATTGTGTGGTCCTCTAATCAATTCTATTTTGAAGGAGATCGGAAAAAGGTTTAAACGCGAAGGCAACAGTGATAGTCAAGAACTCGAAGATTTTATTTCGGCACAAAAGTCAAGCAATACAGTCAAGAAAACGAAGTCTGACATCAGAGCTCtgaagctgttttgttcaaCAATTGACGAAACAAGAGAACCAGAAACTATGACTGCAAAGGAACTCGACAAACTActttcaagattttttaaagACATTACGAAAGAAAATGGCGAAGAGTACGAGCCAAGTTCACTCACTTCATTTCAAAGAAGCTTCCAGCGCTACTTTTCTGAGAAGAAGTTACCTTTCAATATCTTTGAAGATGACCAGTTTTCCCGCAGCCGTCAGGTCCTCCCTGCAAAACGAAAGAGTCTCGTTCAAAGTGGTTTTGGCAGCAAGCCAAATGCTACTCGGGAATTaacagaagaagaacaagaaaagctCTTCGAAACCAGGCAGTTCGGTGAGCACGACCCTCTGTTACTGCAAAGAACCCTTTGGTGGTTTCTTTCGTTGCATTTTGGTTTTCGAGCCAGAGATGAGTCTGGGGAGATGTACTGCTGGAAAAGGATCCTGAAACAGGCCGAGAACTTCTTGTTTGGCGGACGGAGAGAGGATCAAAAACAAGGCAAGGCAGCAGTGAAACTGGCCACAGACGACCTTTCTCTCCAAAGCTCTTCGCTACAGGTGATGCCAGATGCCCGGTGA
- the LOC136923334 gene encoding uncharacterized protein has translation MGISNFILAVSKSTPICAIFRPIDDLQDLCQKILQGNNVKEHPEDMLLLQSKCPLLFDLLAEIDNPTLFSKMQDLLRKLLQIAAAPFRVSASPVDSLGSEANAIVDSLTYFPCLPRVRGRGCYQADRVRITSEVICNKKAGRHPTLLPGIFLVHCAHGMRCLNY, from the coding sequence ATGGGCATTTCTAATTTTATTCTGGCAGTGAGCAAGAGCACTCCTATATGTGCAATATTCAGACCTATTGATGACCTACAAGATCTTTGTCAGAAGATCTTACAAGGAAATAATGTTAAGGAACATCCAGAGGATATGTTGTTACTTCAAAGTAAATGCCCccttttgtttgatttgctGGCTGAAATTGACAACCCAACCCTGTTCTCTAAGATGCAAGATCTCCTCAGAAAACTTCTTCAAATTGCTGCTGCTCCATTTAGGGTTAGTGCGTCTCCAGTTGACTCTCTTGGATCTGAGGCAAATGCTATCGTGGACAGCTTGACATATTTCCCATGTCTTCCAAGGGTTAGAGGGCGGGGTTGTTATCAAGCAGACAGAGTGAGAATTACTTCAGAGGTGATATGCAACAAAAAAGCAGGAAGGCACCCAACACTCTTACCAGGGATCTTCCTTGTCCATTGTGCACATGGTATGAGATGTTTAAATTACTAA
- the LOC136923335 gene encoding uncharacterized protein — protein MADRVTDEGIQRQRGRYNEYLRHYNPYKFKAARRKNRRKVNSKTNDPNSAISHGDFNKSDTEFDDSDVFMADYDHSCSVLQCDVNSSEAISTQSRTLSNDDQTQDTLNTTELEPEEMLDDSLGESSYSVSDSEDHDNLDMTSEQHESKPDDVLYSGAPLTSSTSFVLLLTFVMKHKLTREAFNDLLLVIEAHCPRPNNCKTSVKKLLEFGSQANEDLEKHYFCDYCKAYFGKGTGNCNICGQRISKGGGFFIEVPVEKQLQMFFTDPEFVHGLRYRFERLKRNNKNIEDVYDGSLHQSKCGPGGFLSKEYNLSLKLNTDGVAIFHSSQFGVWPLFFLVNELPPLLRRSSRFRIFGGLWFGEEKPFFSTFLKPFVETLKKTEVQGTGIRWFSYTVLKYKERVELIFGHRIEVILPDGMKTTSKVMVLSSHFDLPARAGALEQVTYTGHDSCCYCDEHGEVIKTSLRGHVMVFPFRNTVTGHAKLRTAKEVETHSYDALERNATVCGFKAPSPLLGLPSFDIVSGVGIDSMHCVFLGVVKQLLGLWFDSKHSGQRWYCGNIVEKVDKRLLEIKPPSVITRIPRSIQHHLKFWKATEYRNWLLYYSLPCLKGILDEEYHQHYALLVGAITFLSGRSISPEQLEIARKFLMHFVEMYDAHYGCRYVLMNQHLLLHLAKSVNDHGPLWSSSLFVFEDWNGDIGNYFHGTQNVANQIMTAVRSHQRLPQLINELPPGCAKDLVLQLRGQTSKTNRTHLKEDFYAVGALTKGRATNTGYEDDLISILGVESLSDITFFSRLQIGEAVVHSKSYKRVTRRNNYTITYQKEESICYGQIEVFFVVRDDARMVCGAVLSSMAVSSKQVCKSHMILMGSPVSHIVCLRQPNRNRFTVVPLEDIIDVCVYMKFSDCDLGYAAVFPNHIERD, from the exons ATGGCGGACCGTGTGACGGATGAAGGCATACAGAGACAAAGAGGgcgctataacgaatatttgcGTCATTATAATCCCTACAAATTCAAAGCAGCCCGAAGAAAAAATCGCAGGAAAGTTAACAGCAAAACGAATGATCCTAATTCAGCTATTTCTCATGGCGATTTCAACAAAAGTGATACAGAGTTCGATGATAGTGATGTTTTCATGGCCGATTATGATCACTCATGTTCCGTTCTTCAGTGTGATGTAAACAGTTCTGAAGCTATATCCACCCAATCAAGAACATTGTCAAACGATGATCAAACGCAAGATACCCTGAATACAACAGAGTTGGAACCGGAAGAGATGCTTGACGATAGTCTGGGCGAATCTTCGTACTCTGTTAGCGACAGCGAAGACCACGATAACCTTGATATGACATCTGAACAACATGAATCAAAACCTGACGATGTCCTTTATTCAGGTGCTCCACTTACAAGCAGTACcagttttgttcttttgttgaCGTTCGTCATGAAGCACAAGCTAACACGTGAAGCATTCAATGATTTGCTTTTGGTGATTGAGGCTCACTGCCCGCGACCCAACAACTGCAAAACATCAGTGAAAAAGCTGTTGGAATTCGGAAGTCAAGCGAATGAAGACCTTGAAAAACACTACTTTTGTGATTATTGCAAAGCCTACTTTGGCAAAGGTACTGGAAACTGTAACATTTGTGGTCAAAGGATTTCTAAGGGTGGTGGATTCTTCATTGAAGTACCTGTTGAAAAGCAGcttcaaatgttttttactG ACCCTGAATTTGTTCACGGTTTGAGGTACAGATTTGAGCGACTCAAgagaaacaacaagaacattgAGGACGTGTACGATGGctcccttcatcagagcaaatgtGGTCCAGGAGGATTCCTTTCCAAAGAGTATAATCTTTCGCTGAAGCTCAACACTGATGGTGTTGCAATATTTCATTCTTCACAATTTGGTGTTTGGCCCctgtttttccttgtcaatGAGCTTCCTCCATTGTTGAG AAGGAGCAGCAGGTTCAGAATATTTGGTGGCTTGTGGTTTGGTGAAGAGAAGCCTTTCTTTTCAACATTCCTGAAGCCATTTGTTGAAACTTTAAAGAAAACAGAAGTTCAAGGTACCGGTATTAGA TGGTTTAGTTACACAGTTTTGAAATACAAAGAAAGAGTAGAATTGATTTTTGGGcaca GAATTGAAGTCATTCTTCCAGACGGAATGAAGACCACATCAAAGGTCATGGTGCTTTCCAGTCATTTTGATCTTCCTGCCCGTGCTGGTGCCCTAGAACAGGTCACATACACTGGCCATGACAGTTGTTGCTACTGTGATGAGCATGGAGAAGTTATAAAGACTAGTCTTCGAGGCCATGTTATGGTCTTTCCATTCCGCAACACTGTAACAGGGCATGCTAAATTGCGAACTGCAAAAGAGGTGGAGACTCACTCATATGATGCCCTTGAGAGGAATGCAACT GTTTGTGGCTTCAAGGCGCCTAGTCCATTATTAGGGCTTCCCAGTTTTGACATCGTCAGTGGTGTTGGTATAGATTCCATGCACTGTGTATTTCTGGGAGTGGTTAAGCAGCTTCTTGGTCTTTGGTTTGACTCCAAACACAGTGGTCAGAGATGGTATTGCGGGAACATCGTTGAAAAAGTTGATAAGCGTCTGCTGGAAATAAAACCACCTAGTGTAATCACCAGAATTCCTAGGAGTATACAACACCAtctgaaattttggaaag CAACAGAATATCGCAACTGGCTGTTATACTACTCCCTTCCCTGCTTGAAAGGAATCCTTGATGAGGAGTATCATCAGCATTATGCCCTGTTGGTTGGTGCCATCACTTTTCTGTCAGGACGGTCTATATCACCTGAGCAGCTTGAAATTGCTAGGAAATTTCTGATGCATTTTGTTGAGATGTATGATGCACATTATG GCTGCAGGTATGTGCTGATGAATCAGCATCTGCTTCTTCATCTTGCAAAATCTGTTAATGACCATGGACCCCTCTGGAGCAGTTCCCTTTTTGTCTTTGAAGACTGGAATGGAGATATAGGGAATTACTTCCATGGAACACAGAATGTTGCAAACCAA ATAATGACTGCAGTTAGAAGTCATCAACGCCTCCCACAACTTATAAATGAATTGCCTCCAGGATGTGCCAAAGATTTAGTTCTCCAATTACGTGGTCAGACAAGCAA AACAAATAGAACTCATCTTAAAGAGGACTTCTATGCAGTTGGTGCACTGACTAAAGGCAGAGCTACCAATACAGGCTATGAGGATGACCTTATTAGCATTCTAGGAGTGGAATCACTTTCTGACATAACTTTTTTTTCAAGGCTCCAAATTGGAGAGGCAGTTGTGCACTCCAAGTCATACAAAAGAGTTACCAGGAGAAATAACTACACAATCACTTACCAGAAGGAAGAGAGCATCTGTTATGGGCAAATTGAAGTGTTTTTTGTGGTCAGAGATGATGCAAGAATGGTTTGTGGGGCAGTGCTTTCTTCAATGGCAGTGTCTAGTAAGCAAGTCTGTAAATCACACATGATTCTCATGGGCAGCCCCGTCAGCCACATTGTCTGTCTCCGCCAACCAAACAGAAACAGATTCACTGTTGTTCCTCTTGAAGACATCATTGATGTGTGTgtttatatgaaattttcagACTGTGATTTAGGTTACGCAGCTGTTTTTCCAAATCATATTGAGAGAGATTGA
- the LOC136923336 gene encoding uncharacterized protein — MELKKRDSSCWAFSKASLTFRSSSVERFNLSDSAVNNILLTWLNYIYEVLGSLKIWPHRDVILKNAPQEFIDKYPNNTVIIDATELKIQVPSALQKHSESYSSYKSHTTFKSLIGVDPNGGIMFISQLYEGSISDKQIVKRSGFLETLKKKIEAGELNKGDSIMADKGFYIGDDLNKIDLKLNIPPFLKDQAGFNEGDVLKTQTIARHRIHVERAIGKVRRFRIFSSVIPVSMFGSVNQIWTVACLLSNFQNPVLA, encoded by the exons ATGGAGCTAAAAAA GCGTGATAGCAGCTGTTGGGCATTTTCCAAGGCTTCCTTGACTTTTCGTTCGTCTAGCGTAGAAAGGTTTAATCTGTCTGACAGTGCAGTCAACAATATACTCCTGACATGGCTGAATTATATTTATGAAGTGCtaggaagcctgaaaatatgGCCACATAGagatgttattttgaaaaatgccccacaagaatttattgacaaatatCCAAACAACACAGTGATAATCGATGCTACTGAACTTAAAATTCAGGTCCCCAGTGCACTGCAGAAGCACAGTGAGAGCTACAGTTCCTATAAATCGCACACAACATTCAAGTCACTGATAGGTGTGGACCCTAATGGAGGCATCATGTTTATTTCTCAACTGTATGAGGGGTCTATCTCTGACAAACAGATAGTGAAAAGATCAGGGTTTCtagaaacattgaaaaaaaaaattgaggcaGGAGAACTCAACAAGGGAGATTCAATTATGGCAGATAAAGGCTTTTATATTGGCGATGATCTTAATAAAATTGATTTAAAGCTTAACATTCCCCCTTTTCTCAAGGACCAAGCAGGGTTTAATGAGGGCGATGTGCTGAAGACCCAAACTATTGCACGGCACAGAATACATGTGGAAAGGGCCATTGGAAAAGTACGAAGGTTCAGGATTTTCTCTTCGGTGATCCCAGTTTCAATGTTTGGCAGTGTTAATCAGATATGGACAGTAGCTTGCTTgctttccaattttcaaaacccTGTTCTTGCTTAA